One Micromonospora sp. FIMYZ51 genomic window carries:
- a CDS encoding HPF/RaiA family ribosome-associated protein, producing MTENPATAAKCLRFNAGFSQGDREWIVPLFGTLDARLATFDADATDLELSVKDREAKGQRVTLECRVAGLPKIVTTSSEEDLRAALNDVRDDLRRKLNDAKTRQEPRNNKHLRVSTPPGQTEAPTEPPVDDLAGVGTTDER from the coding sequence ATGACCGAGAACCCGGCCACCGCCGCGAAGTGCCTCCGGTTCAACGCCGGCTTCTCCCAGGGCGACCGGGAGTGGATCGTCCCGCTGTTCGGCACGCTCGATGCCCGGCTGGCCACCTTCGACGCCGACGCCACCGACCTCGAACTCTCGGTCAAGGACCGCGAGGCCAAGGGCCAGCGGGTCACGCTGGAATGCCGGGTCGCCGGCCTGCCGAAGATCGTCACCACGTCGAGCGAGGAGGATCTGCGGGCCGCGCTCAACGACGTCCGCGACGACCTGCGCCGCAAGCTCAACGACGCGAAGACCCGGCAGGAGCCACGCAACAACAAGCACCTGCGGGTCAGCACCCCGCCCGGCCAGACCGAAGCGCCGACCGAGCCGCCGGTCGACGACCTGGCCGGCGTCGGGACGACCGACGAGAGGTGA
- a CDS encoding helix-turn-helix transcriptional regulator, with the protein MDDLGAQLRHARVEAGVTLAAIAARTCYSASHLSNVEAGRRTATPDIVLAYARALGEADVRRRDLLAAATIGPIAANELIRSGFTAALAGHRDSPDRWRDRVDQYGRDYMEIGADCLQTRLANDLVVMQQQLDNPTMWATAARALTTYGKTTKDPTEAVGWYDTARIAADRSDDLAVRVWVRGRAAIALAYEGAALPVAQRYADEALALSGRPSLGRLQALMARAHVAAGRGDTTAAIAADQEAQRVFDQTASPDNEISDAAVPAWRMATFRSMLYARLGITRAGEQAQTDADRLRPPSLTRFATHIELHRALMMTKAGDRTAGLAYARRAWTALPADRRSQTLGLVLREVERAARRPR; encoded by the coding sequence ATGGATGACCTCGGTGCGCAATTGAGGCACGCTCGCGTTGAGGCTGGCGTAACGCTTGCCGCTATCGCGGCGCGCACCTGCTACTCGGCCTCGCACCTGAGCAACGTCGAAGCGGGACGCCGGACCGCGACGCCGGACATCGTGCTCGCCTATGCGCGAGCGTTGGGAGAAGCCGACGTGAGACGCAGAGACCTGCTAGCTGCTGCCACCATCGGCCCGATCGCGGCCAACGAGCTGATCCGGAGCGGTTTCACCGCCGCCCTCGCCGGACATCGCGACAGCCCCGATCGGTGGCGTGACCGCGTCGACCAGTACGGCCGCGACTACATGGAGATCGGCGCGGACTGCCTGCAAACCAGGCTCGCCAACGACCTCGTGGTCATGCAACAACAACTCGACAACCCCACCATGTGGGCCACCGCCGCCCGTGCCCTCACCACCTACGGCAAAACCACAAAGGACCCAACTGAGGCCGTCGGCTGGTACGACACCGCCCGCATCGCCGCCGACCGCTCCGACGACCTCGCCGTCCGAGTTTGGGTACGCGGTCGGGCCGCCATCGCCCTGGCCTACGAGGGTGCCGCACTTCCCGTCGCCCAGCGCTATGCCGACGAAGCACTCGCTCTGTCCGGCCGCCCGTCACTCGGTCGCCTTCAAGCGCTGATGGCCCGCGCGCACGTCGCCGCCGGGCGAGGCGATACCACCGCAGCCATCGCCGCCGACCAGGAAGCCCAACGAGTCTTCGACCAGACCGCCTCGCCCGACAACGAGATCTCCGACGCCGCCGTACCGGCCTGGCGCATGGCCACCTTTCGATCCATGCTCTACGCCCGCCTTGGCATCACCCGCGCTGGCGAACAAGCCCAGACCGACGCCGACCGCCTCCGACCACCGTCGCTTACCCGCTTCGCCACGCACATCGAACTTCACCGCGCACTCATGATGACCAAGGCCGGCGACCGAACCGCCGGACTGGCCTACGCCCGACGAGCCTGGACCGCGCTACCAGCAGACCGCCGCTCACAAACCCTCGGACTCGTCCTGCGAGAAGTCGAGAGAGCCGCCCGACGGCCACGCTGA
- a CDS encoding rhodanese-like domain-containing protein, whose translation MSPGVEALLEQARAGMNRLTPQETVQAATRGALVIDTRTELQRREQGDLPGVIVIDRTVLEWRLDPASDWRIPEATGYDLEIVVVCRQGYSSSLAAASLRALGLHRATDMIGGVDAWRSAGLPFSDQPADVRY comes from the coding sequence ATGAGTCCCGGCGTCGAGGCGTTGCTGGAACAGGCCCGCGCGGGCATGAACCGGTTGACCCCACAGGAGACGGTGCAGGCCGCCACCCGGGGTGCGCTCGTGATCGACACCCGTACCGAATTGCAGCGTCGGGAGCAGGGCGACCTGCCCGGCGTCATCGTGATCGACCGGACGGTGCTGGAGTGGCGGCTCGACCCGGCCAGCGACTGGCGTATCCCCGAGGCCACCGGGTACGACCTGGAGATCGTGGTGGTGTGCCGCCAGGGCTACAGTTCCAGCCTCGCGGCGGCGAGCCTGCGTGCGCTCGGCCTGCACCGGGCCACCGACATGATCGGCGGGGTGGACGCCTGGCGGTCGGCGGGCCTGCCCTTCTCCGACCAGCCCGCCGACGTCCGCTACTGA
- a CDS encoding alpha/beta hydrolase → MEPDLLGPPYERHTIDLGSDDEGPVIATLVRRRAERPTRRAVLYVHGFVDYFFQTHVADFFAARGWDFYALDLRKYGRSLLPHQTANFCRDLGDYFPELDAAAQIVRNEDGHDTLLAMGHSTGGLIVSLWAHARRDANLIDGIFLNSPFFDLNAPWFVRRPIAAAVARLGRRAPHRILPLGLGTVYGESIHADHRGEWTYDLTWKPLAGFPVRAGWLNAVRTGQRRLRAGLDIPVPVLLACSTRSYRSTKWHESATLADAVLDVEHMVRWAPRLGRHVTLARFDGGLHDLTLSGPAVREKVFTEVGRWAEGFLCAGPTATHPDTPGIRN, encoded by the coding sequence GTGGAACCGGATCTGCTGGGACCGCCGTACGAGCGGCACACCATCGACCTGGGCAGCGACGACGAGGGCCCGGTGATCGCCACCCTGGTCCGCCGCCGAGCCGAGCGCCCCACCCGACGGGCCGTGCTCTACGTGCACGGCTTCGTCGACTACTTCTTCCAGACCCACGTGGCCGACTTCTTCGCCGCCCGGGGCTGGGACTTCTACGCGCTCGACCTGCGCAAGTACGGTCGCAGCCTGCTGCCGCACCAGACCGCCAACTTCTGCCGCGACCTCGGCGACTACTTCCCCGAACTGGACGCCGCCGCACAGATCGTCCGCAACGAGGACGGGCACGACACCCTGCTGGCCATGGGCCACTCCACCGGCGGCCTGATCGTCTCGCTCTGGGCCCACGCCCGCCGGGACGCCAACCTGATCGACGGAATCTTCCTCAACAGCCCCTTCTTCGACCTCAACGCCCCCTGGTTCGTGCGCAGACCCATCGCCGCCGCCGTCGCGCGCCTGGGCCGCCGCGCGCCGCACCGCATCCTCCCGCTCGGGCTTGGCACGGTGTACGGCGAGAGCATCCACGCCGATCATCGCGGTGAGTGGACGTACGACCTGACCTGGAAGCCGCTCGCCGGCTTCCCCGTCCGGGCCGGCTGGCTGAACGCCGTACGCACCGGCCAGCGCCGGCTACGTGCCGGCCTGGACATCCCGGTCCCGGTGCTGCTCGCCTGCTCGACCCGCTCCTACCGGAGCACCAAATGGCACGAGTCAGCCACCCTCGCCGACGCCGTCCTCGACGTCGAGCACATGGTCCGCTGGGCGCCCCGCCTCGGCCGGCACGTCACCCTGGCCCGCTTCGACGGCGGCCTGCACGACCTGACGCTCTCCGGCCCCGCCGTACGGGAAAAGGTCTTCACCGAGGTCGGACGCTGGGCCGAAGGGTTCCTCTGCGCGGGCCCCACCGCCACCCACCCCGACACCCCCGGCATACGAAACTGA
- a CDS encoding cobalamin biosynthesis protein produces MREWQAGAGADAAGLVAGYALDAIFGDPRRGHPVAGFGRAAAALERRLYRPDRRSGAAFTALAVGGPVLIGAAAAFGTRRRPVARAVLVAAGTWAALGGRSLRHEADAMGRALRDGDVPAARQRLGNLCGRDPSTLDEPELARATVESVAENTSDAVVAPLVWGAVAGLPGLLGYRAANTLDAMVGHRSTRYARFGTPAARLDDLLNLVPARLTGLLTVAVAPLGRGDRGRAWRVWRRDRADHPSPNAGQCEAAMAGALGVRLGGRNVYFGRSEVRPFLGDGPRPEARHLPRAARISGAVGLAALGLAAAYPLTVGRLAGALTRRAARAGAADAVGRLSGRSRGGVAGTVGRSAIGADGGGQRG; encoded by the coding sequence ATGCGGGAGTGGCAGGCGGGCGCGGGGGCTGACGCGGCGGGATTGGTCGCCGGCTACGCGCTGGACGCGATCTTCGGTGACCCGCGTCGCGGTCATCCCGTCGCCGGCTTCGGTCGGGCCGCCGCCGCCCTGGAACGTCGCCTCTACCGGCCCGACCGGCGCTCCGGTGCCGCCTTCACCGCGCTCGCCGTCGGCGGGCCGGTGCTGATCGGGGCGGCTGCCGCGTTCGGGACCCGGCGTCGGCCGGTGGCTCGGGCGGTACTGGTCGCCGCCGGCACCTGGGCGGCGCTCGGCGGGCGCAGCCTGCGCCACGAGGCGGACGCGATGGGTCGGGCACTGCGCGACGGCGACGTGCCGGCCGCCCGGCAGCGGCTCGGAAACCTCTGCGGGCGGGACCCGTCGACGCTTGACGAGCCCGAATTGGCCCGGGCGACGGTCGAGTCGGTCGCGGAGAACACCTCCGACGCCGTGGTGGCCCCGCTGGTCTGGGGCGCGGTCGCCGGGCTGCCGGGTCTGCTCGGCTACCGCGCGGCGAACACCCTCGACGCGATGGTCGGGCACCGGTCGACCCGCTACGCCCGCTTCGGCACCCCGGCCGCCCGCCTGGACGACCTGCTCAATCTGGTGCCGGCGCGGCTGACCGGCCTGCTGACCGTCGCCGTGGCTCCGCTCGGGCGCGGCGACCGGGGACGGGCCTGGCGGGTGTGGCGGCGGGACCGGGCCGATCACCCCAGCCCGAACGCCGGGCAGTGCGAGGCCGCGATGGCCGGGGCGCTTGGCGTACGGCTGGGCGGGCGCAACGTCTACTTCGGCCGCTCCGAGGTGCGCCCGTTCCTCGGCGACGGTCCCCGGCCCGAGGCGCGGCACCTACCCCGGGCGGCCCGGATCTCTGGCGCGGTCGGGCTGGCGGCACTCGGGCTCGCCGCGGCGTACCCACTTACCGTCGGCCGCCTGGCCGGTGCCCTGACCCGCCGAGCCGCACGGGCCGGCGCCGCCGATGCGGTGGGCCGGTTGAGCGGCCGGTCCCGGGGCGGTGTGGCCGGTACGGTCGGCCGGTCGGCGATCGGTGCCGACGGGGGCGGGCAGCGGGGATGA
- a CDS encoding cobyric acid synthase, whose translation MSGGLLVAGTTSDAGKSVLTAGICRWLYRQGVKVAPFKAQNMSNNSAVVVGPDGRGGELGRAQAMQAAACGLAPDLRFNPVLLKPGSDLSSQVVLLGEAVDTITADTFRSLRPRLAETAYAALAELRKAYDVVICEGAGSPAEINLRDGDYVNMGLARHARLPTVVVGDIDRGGVFAAMFGTLALLDPADQALIAGFVVNKFRGDRGLLAPGLEMLRQLTGRPTYGVLPWALDLWLDAEDSLAYGRVLGRPAAPHGTEWLDVAVVRLPRVSNATDVEALATEPGVRVRLTVEPAELAAADLVVLPGSKSTVADLAWLRATGLADAIAAHVAAGRPVLGICGGFQMLARAIHDEVESRQGSVPGLGLLPIEITFEPRKTVRLAQGSAVDGLPVRGYEIHHGYVSATDPDLSPLLRATGGAGEGALHGVVHGTHWHGTFESDEFRRWFLTRVAGLAGRTGFRVAPGTSFAAARERTLDLLGDLVEEHLDTTALWRLIESGPPADLPFVPPGAPPR comes from the coding sequence ATGAGCGGGGGGCTGCTTGTCGCCGGGACCACCTCCGACGCCGGCAAGAGCGTGCTCACCGCCGGGATCTGCCGTTGGCTGTACCGCCAGGGTGTGAAGGTGGCGCCGTTCAAGGCGCAGAACATGTCCAACAACTCCGCCGTCGTGGTCGGGCCGGACGGTCGGGGCGGTGAACTCGGTCGGGCCCAGGCGATGCAGGCGGCAGCCTGCGGGCTCGCCCCGGACCTGCGGTTCAACCCGGTGCTGCTCAAGCCGGGCAGCGACCTGTCCAGCCAGGTGGTGCTGCTGGGCGAGGCGGTCGACACGATCACCGCCGACACGTTCCGGTCGCTGCGTCCCCGGCTTGCGGAGACGGCGTACGCCGCGCTGGCGGAGCTGCGGAAGGCGTACGACGTGGTGATCTGTGAAGGGGCCGGCAGCCCTGCGGAGATCAACCTGCGCGACGGCGACTACGTGAACATGGGCCTGGCGCGGCACGCCCGGCTGCCCACCGTCGTGGTGGGCGACATCGACCGGGGCGGTGTCTTCGCCGCCATGTTCGGCACCCTGGCCCTGCTCGACCCCGCCGACCAGGCGTTGATCGCCGGCTTCGTGGTCAACAAGTTCCGGGGTGACCGTGGCCTGCTCGCTCCCGGGCTGGAGATGCTGCGCCAGCTCACCGGGCGGCCGACGTACGGCGTGCTGCCCTGGGCGCTGGACCTGTGGCTGGACGCGGAAGACTCACTCGCCTACGGGCGGGTGCTCGGTCGCCCGGCCGCCCCGCACGGCACCGAGTGGCTGGACGTGGCAGTGGTCCGGTTGCCCCGGGTCAGCAACGCCACCGACGTCGAGGCGCTCGCCACCGAGCCGGGAGTACGGGTGCGGCTCACCGTCGAGCCGGCCGAACTGGCCGCCGCCGACCTGGTCGTACTGCCTGGCTCCAAGTCGACCGTGGCCGACCTGGCCTGGCTGCGCGCGACCGGCCTCGCCGACGCGATCGCCGCGCACGTGGCGGCCGGCCGGCCGGTGCTGGGCATCTGCGGCGGCTTCCAGATGCTGGCCCGGGCCATCCACGACGAGGTGGAGAGCCGCCAGGGCAGCGTGCCCGGCCTCGGCCTGCTCCCCATCGAGATCACCTTCGAGCCGCGCAAAACCGTCCGGTTGGCGCAGGGCAGCGCCGTCGACGGCCTCCCGGTGCGCGGCTACGAGATCCACCACGGGTACGTCTCGGCCACCGACCCGGACCTGTCCCCGCTGCTGCGGGCGACCGGCGGTGCCGGTGAGGGTGCGTTGCACGGCGTCGTGCACGGCACCCACTGGCACGGCACCTTCGAGTCCGACGAGTTCCGTCGCTGGTTCCTCACCCGGGTGGCCGGCCTCGCCGGGCGTACCGGCTTCCGGGTCGCGCCCGGCACCTCGTTCGCCGCCGCCCGCGAACGCACCCTCGACCTGCTCGGCGACCTGGTCGAGGAACACCTGGACACGACGGCGCTGTGGCGGCTGATCGAGTCCGGACCCCCCGCCGACCTACCTTTCGTCCCGCCCGGCGCGCCACCCCGATGA
- a CDS encoding GNAT family N-acetyltransferase — protein MNSPTVTLRPMRQDEYEKYTTRRDLEYVQALAETMPAEAAREKARQDRAQFLPRGLATERQRILVAEDTEGQVVGYAWVGLEEPRTKTTDTAWLYDISVEEPYRRSGYGRAILAAVEAVAREAGADRLGLNVFGDNTPAISLYRACGYEVTAQQMAKRL, from the coding sequence GTGAATTCACCGACTGTCACCCTGCGCCCGATGCGTCAAGACGAGTACGAAAAGTACACGACGCGACGTGACCTGGAATATGTCCAGGCCCTCGCCGAGACGATGCCGGCCGAGGCGGCGCGGGAGAAGGCGCGACAGGATCGAGCCCAGTTCCTGCCCCGGGGACTGGCGACGGAGCGCCAGCGGATTCTGGTGGCCGAAGACACCGAAGGTCAGGTTGTCGGCTACGCGTGGGTCGGGTTGGAGGAACCCCGAACCAAGACGACCGACACCGCGTGGCTCTACGACATCAGCGTGGAAGAGCCCTACCGGCGGTCCGGCTACGGGAGAGCGATCCTGGCGGCAGTAGAGGCGGTGGCCCGGGAAGCGGGTGCAGATCGGCTGGGGCTCAACGTGTTCGGCGACAACACGCCCGCGATCTCGCTGTACCGGGCGTGCGGCTACGAGGTCACCGCCCAGCAGATGGCAAAGCGCCTGTAG